In Chryseobacterium salivictor, the DNA window TAATTGTTTTTCACCCAAATTTCACGGCTTCCCAAAAGATGGATTCCGTCGCCGATGCTTTCCTCAGAAGTGCCGCGGTTGCTGGTGATTTTGTTATTGCTGATCATACAGCGCAATCCTCTCTGAACATAAATTCCGAAATGGTTGTTTTCAAAAATATTATTATCGATGACCGAATCGGCGCTGGTGTAAATATGCACGGCGGCCACACTTTTGATTTCGTCTCTGCCGCTGTTGATCAGTTTAAATCCTTTCAAAGTAATACGGTCAGCCTTAAAGGTGATGATTTCTCCGTCGAGGTTTCCGTCAATTACCGGTCGGTCTATTCCGATCAGGGTTAATGATTTTTCGATATCGATGGTTCCTTCCCGATAATGGCCCTTCTGCACGAAAATAGTGTCGCCGTTTTTTGCGGCGGCAATGGCTTGTCTGATGGTTTTGTACTGCCCGTTTTTACCGACTTTTAAAACTGCGGAAAACGCAAAAACCGGTAAAAGTATAAACAGTAAACAGGATATTTTATTTTTCATATTTCATACCAACTGCGATCCTTGGGGGATTACAAGTTTGCAGATTGTTATTGGAGTAGGGTTGCGTGTAATTCGGTCGCTGCTTTTTCTGCAGAGGCTTTGTCTTTGTAAGCCTGTGTGTTTCCGCCCATTGGACTTTTAATGTCGCCTCCTTTAATAAAAGTGGCCGTATTGCTTTCTATAAACGCTCCACTTGGGAAATCGGCCACATATGCTTTTGCATTACCGGTGGTTTCGGGATTAGAAGTTTGGTAATCCTCCATGCAGTGGATATCATCAAATTTATAAAGTCTGCCTTTTTCGGTAATTAATTCGGTAGCGTATTTCGGCTCGGTAATGGTCATTTTGCAGTTGTCGCACTGGTCTTTGCCCACCGCAATTTCCTGAGGTCCGGTTTTCGTACATGCGGTCAAAGCAATCATGCTGCCTGCTAAAAATAATCTTCCTAATAATTTCATAATTTTTAATTTTTTTAAATAGATAATAAGTTGAAATAATGGAAGGTCTCAAACTGCTTTTTTAGCAATTCTGTTTTCCATCAATGCTAAGATAATCAAAATAACACCAGCGCCAATCATGATGCCGCCTCCAATATTGGGATAAGACCATACTTCAAAATTAAGCAATTGTTTATAGCCGAAAAGTGGAGGTTGGTAAGACATTCCGGGAACGATAATCGCTGCATGAGGATTCAGGTTGTGGCCGTAATCGTAGAGCCACCGCCAGAAATCAAATACGAATCCTACACCGAAGAGTAAATAGATGCCGGTTAGGGTATAAAGAAGTTTCCGGCTGTTCAAGAAAGCGGCCAAAAAACAGAGAAGTGCAAAAATTCCTAATGCGTAAGGCAGGATTTTGAATTCCCAAAATTCGTCGGCGTGTATTTCTTTCATCCCGATATAATGATTCAGACCGTTAATGATTGCGTATTCTCCGGATATTTTATCGGCGTGGATGAACATCGCTAGGCCTTCCGGATATTGTGGCGCGTTGAGATAGATGGACCAGATGGGCACAAAAATCGCAACAATTAATCCGATGCCCAAAAGGATAAGAAGTATTTTACTCCATTTTTGGATTGCGTTTGTTTTCATTTTGTTTTTTTTAAGGTATTTAAGTTTTTGCTGATGGATTCAGTAAAGTGACGGTTTACTGTTTTTCAGTAAATGACCTCAATTATTTAAATTAAAAAGGGCAGTAAAAAACTGCCCTTTATTCCTGATTTTTACTTGGTTTCACCTTGTTTTACAGGGCTTTGAGCATTGTCCTTTTTATTATTCAGTGAATAGATAAGCGGGGTATTGCTGCCAGCCGGTGATACTCTTACGTATCCCTGCATTTCCTGGTGTAGGGCAGAACAGAAGTCGGTACAGTACATCGGATACATTCCCGGTTTTAGGGGAACCCATTTCAGGGTACAGGTTTCACCCGGCATGATGAGGAGTTCTGCATTTTGTGCGCCTTTGACTGCGAATCCGTGCGGCACGTCCCAATCCTGTTCCAGATTCGTCACGTGGAAGTAAACTTCGTCACCTACTTTTACGCCCTCGATATTATCCGGTGCAAAGTGAGAGCGGATAGAAGTCATATAAACATGAACTTTATTTCCTTCTCTGACGACTTTGCTTTCGGCTTCACCTTTGGTCGCATACGGGTGTTTGTTGTCTTCCAGTTTATAGAATTTTATCTGGTTTTTCGTAAACAAAGCTGCCGGACCGGCCTGTGCATAATGCGGCTCACCAATGGTTGGGAAGTCCAGGAGCAGTTTCATTTTGTCTCCACTGATGTCAAACAGCTGGGCAGACTGCGTTAATTCCGGACCCGTTGGTAAATACCGGTCTTTCGTAATTTTGTTATAAGCAACCAGATATTTTCCGTAAGGATTTTTAGTATCTCCACCTGGAATCATTAAGTGACCTACAGAGTAGAACGTTGGAGTTCTGTCTAAAACCTTACAGGTTGCGATATCCCATTTCACGACTTCAGAAGAAACGAACATCGAGGTATAGGCATTTCCCTTTCCGTCAAATTCGGTGTGGAGTGGCCCTAAACCCGGTTTCTGAACTTCACCGTGTAAAACGGCATCATATTTAACGATTGGAATACCGTCAAATTCGCCTGAGAAATTTTTGTCTGCAATTGCTTTCATTAATTTATCAAAACTGAATACAGGGATCAAAGCAGCCAGTTTTCCAGATCCGATAATGTACTCCCCCGTTGGATCAATATCGCAACCGTGCGGAGATTTTGGACAGGGAATTAAATAGCAGATGTCTTTTAATTCTTTAGCAGAAAGAACAGAAACTTCTTTTAAGATTTCAGATTTCGCCATTTGGGTAGATTCGTCAAAGGTGTTGTGCGCGTATTCTACCGCCATTTTTTTGGCTTTTCCTGCTTTCAGATATTCTTCAGCTTTTTTCCAGTTGACGGCCATGATGAAATCTTTCTCGTTTTGAGAAGCATTTACTTCCAGAAGCGTGTTGGCCTGTTCGGAGTTATAACAGGAGAAGAAGAACCAGCCGTGGGATTTCCCTTTACCGGCGTGCGACAGGTCAAAGTTGAATCCCGGAGCTTCAATTTGGAACGTGATGTCCATTTTTCCATCTTCTTTTCCAATTCCAATGAAAGAAAGGTAACCTTTAAAATTTTCTTTGAAAGACTCAATTGGCACGTCGCCCTGTCCGTCAACAGGTACGGCGAAACGGGTTCCGGCAACGACATATTCGGTGTTTTCCGTTAAGAAAGGAGAGGAGTGGTTCCCTGCAGAGTTAGGGATTTCAATAATCTCTGTTGTTTTAAAAGTGGTCAGGTCAATCTTAGCAACACGCGGAGTGTTATTGGCGTTGGCAAATAAATACCTGCCGTCAATTTCTCCGTTGGTCTGTGACAGGGCAAGGTGGTGCTGGTCATCCCAAGGCACGAACCCGTGGGAAGTTTCGAGCATCGGTTTTGTTTCTTCGCTGAATCCATAACCATTTTCCGGATGTACAGAGAATACGGGAACGATTTTCAAAGTTCTGCCACTTGGCAGCCCGACAACGCTGATTTGCCCATTAAAACCACCGCTGACGAAGTTGTAAACCTCATCATGTTTTCCCGGAGCAACATACACTTTCTCCGCAGCATCGCCTGATACAGCAGTCTGCGTACCCTTAGGTTTACATGCGACAATACTCACCGCAGCAAAAGCTGCGAGTCCAATTTTCTTGTAAGTTTTCATATATTATTGATTAATTCTTTCGGAATAGAAAGGAAAAGAAGATGAATGGTAAATAAGAATCTGTTTACCATTCATCATCAGGAGGTATTATTTGGCGCCGTCGATCTGTCTCATGTATTCGAGAACTTCTCTGGCGTCGGTATCTGTAAGGGCTTGATTTGGCATTCTCACCAAACAGAGTTCCAGTTGTTTCTGTAATTCAGGATCTACGTCGATCATCGGGTCAGGATTAGAGATAAAGTTCATAATCCACTCCGGAGTCTGTCTTTTT includes these proteins:
- the nosZ gene encoding Sec-dependent nitrous-oxide reductase; the encoded protein is MKTYKKIGLAAFAAVSIVACKPKGTQTAVSGDAAEKVYVAPGKHDEVYNFVSGGFNGQISVVGLPSGRTLKIVPVFSVHPENGYGFSEETKPMLETSHGFVPWDDQHHLALSQTNGEIDGRYLFANANNTPRVAKIDLTTFKTTEIIEIPNSAGNHSSPFLTENTEYVVAGTRFAVPVDGQGDVPIESFKENFKGYLSFIGIGKEDGKMDITFQIEAPGFNFDLSHAGKGKSHGWFFFSCYNSEQANTLLEVNASQNEKDFIMAVNWKKAEEYLKAGKAKKMAVEYAHNTFDESTQMAKSEILKEVSVLSAKELKDICYLIPCPKSPHGCDIDPTGEYIIGSGKLAALIPVFSFDKLMKAIADKNFSGEFDGIPIVKYDAVLHGEVQKPGLGPLHTEFDGKGNAYTSMFVSSEVVKWDIATCKVLDRTPTFYSVGHLMIPGGDTKNPYGKYLVAYNKITKDRYLPTGPELTQSAQLFDISGDKMKLLLDFPTIGEPHYAQAGPAALFTKNQIKFYKLEDNKHPYATKGEAESKVVREGNKVHVYMTSIRSHFAPDNIEGVKVGDEVYFHVTNLEQDWDVPHGFAVKGAQNAELLIMPGETCTLKWVPLKPGMYPMYCTDFCSALHQEMQGYVRVSPAGSNTPLIYSLNNKKDNAQSPVKQGETK
- a CDS encoding nitrous oxide reductase accessory protein NosL gives rise to the protein MKLLGRLFLAGSMIALTACTKTGPQEIAVGKDQCDNCKMTITEPKYATELITEKGRLYKFDDIHCMEDYQTSNPETTGNAKAYVADFPSGAFIESNTATFIKGGDIKSPMGGNTQAYKDKASAEKAATELHATLLQ